The segment GGCCGAAGACGGTCTCAGGGCCTTGCTCTCCCCGTCCGCCGCCGACCACGGTTCTGTGGAGGTCGAGGAAGAGTTTTCGGATCAGTCAGACGACGACGGCTTCGACGGCTGAGGATCCGTTTCCGGCTTCTGGCCTGGCGCCGGCCGGGTCAGGAGCCAGGCAATCCAGAGACCGAGAATGTACAACGGGGCGCCCATGATCAGCCTCATGGTGGCGAGGGCGGCCAGGCCGGGCTCGCCCATGAAGTACAGGGGAACCTGGACCACGAGCCGTAGCGCCAACACAACGATGACCACCCACGTGCCGATGGCGTATGCCCGCAAGCGCTCCGGGTCCTTCCGCCATTCGAAGCCTTCGTTGCGGACAAAGCCGAACAGCAGGCCGGCGATCGGCCACTTGAGCAAGATGGACAAGAGCATTCCGGCGATGTAGGCGCTGTTCGTGTAGAAGCCCAGGACGTAGAAATCCTCGGCCTTTCCGGTGGTGTTCGCGAGCCAGGCGGAGACTGCGACGCCGGCGGTCCCGGCAAGCGCCTGGGTCAACGGGCGCCGCTGGACCAACCGGACGACGGTAAAGACGGCGGCAGCCGCGAGGGACGCAAGCAGGGAAGCGGCGAGGTCCTTGGTAATCATGAACGCGATCAGGAACACCAAGCCCGGCACGATGCTCTCGGCTATCCCTTGAAAACCTCCGGCCGACTTGAGGATATCCACGTGCCCATGACTGTTGCGTTGGAGTCCGGCCTTTTCCGCGTAGCCTGCGGCAATGTCGGCAATACTTGGGCCTGGGGTCCCCTGAGCGAAATCTCCTGCCAAGCCAGGTTCTTCCTGAGCTGGTTTCTCGTGGGGACCGGGTCCCTTGGCGACTGTCATTGGTGCTCCTGCCGGGAGAGGATTTCATAGCGCGGATTGAACATGGTGGGCATCCCGTCCCGCACGGTCACCATGCCTTCGAGCCGCAAGAGGGTCCCGGGTTCGATCCCAGTCACTTTTCGCCGCCCCAACCAGATGACCCGTAAGCGGACCAACGGCTCGTTTTCCCCCCTGCGGGCAATCCGGTCAACGACGATTGCCGAAAAATGTGCTTGCTCGTTGGCGGGCTGGTAGGTCACCGATTCAATGAAACCCGTGCAATCGACTCTGCCCCGTGCAGGGAGCTCAGCGAGGGAGCGGGATGGCGGGCTGCCATGGGCGCCAGCAGCGCGAGGCGCTTTGTCAGCCAATCTGGGTGATCTCCGGGCCACGTTCGGGCTGCTGAAACTCCGGTGTTTCGTGCGGAGCACCGTGCTCGCCGGGGACTGCTGCGTCCTTGGGCAGCTTCAGCT is part of the Arthrobacter methylotrophus genome and harbors:
- a CDS encoding DUF3159 domain-containing protein; this encodes MTVAKGPGPHEKPAQEEPGLAGDFAQGTPGPSIADIAAGYAEKAGLQRNSHGHVDILKSAGGFQGIAESIVPGLVFLIAFMITKDLAASLLASLAAAAVFTVVRLVQRRPLTQALAGTAGVAVSAWLANTTGKAEDFYVLGFYTNSAYIAGMLLSILLKWPIAGLLFGFVRNEGFEWRKDPERLRAYAIGTWVVIVVLALRLVVQVPLYFMGEPGLAALATMRLIMGAPLYILGLWIAWLLTRPAPGQKPETDPQPSKPSSSD